The Allocatelliglobosispora scoriae genome window below encodes:
- a CDS encoding M4 family metallopeptidase has protein sequence MGDAFGAAVEAYAANPNDPADYTVGEEVNLTGGGPIRNMYNPSLKGHPNCYSSSIPSTEVHAAAGPGNHWFYLAAVGSNASGQPASPTCNGSTVTGIGIQKTIKILYGAMLLKTSSSSYLKYRLWTLQAAKSQYPGSCVEFNAIKAAWTAVSVPVQSGEPTC, from the coding sequence ATCGGCGACGCCTTCGGCGCGGCGGTCGAGGCCTACGCGGCCAACCCGAACGACCCGGCCGACTACACGGTCGGCGAGGAGGTCAACCTGACCGGCGGCGGACCCATCCGCAACATGTACAACCCGTCGCTCAAGGGGCACCCGAACTGCTACTCCAGCAGCATCCCGAGCACTGAGGTCCACGCCGCCGCCGGACCCGGCAACCACTGGTTCTACCTGGCCGCGGTCGGCAGCAACGCCTCCGGCCAGCCGGCGAGCCCGACCTGCAACGGCTCCACGGTCACCGGCATCGGCATCCAGAAGACGATCAAGATCCTCTACGGCGCGATGCTGCTGAAGACCTCGTCGAGCAGCTACCTCAAGTACCGGCTCTGGACGCTGCAGGCGGCCAAGAGCCAGTACCCCGGCAGCTGCGTCGAGTTCAACGCGATCAAGGCCGCTTGGACCGCGGTCAGCGTCCCGGTCCAGTCGGGCGAGCCGACCTGCTAG
- a CDS encoding condensation domain-containing protein: protein MTSIHPSAAGPGGTGAGAIRAPLSSAQQRLWFLDQLIAQPSAYNVPGMYRVRGQIDDGVLRRALAELMRRHQSLRTGFPQDTGRPFQLVLPADAVPVPLTVQDLRALPATVRQESIRANAEHQVAQPFELAQAPLWRAVLLRLSERDHLLLLTLHHIIADGWSLPILLDELTRTYAAFAAGEPAPLPDPPITVVEFARWQREQLTEERVRGLTAYWRSVLDGAPRALTLPADRVRPAVASYRGDAVEFVLPADLHAAVQELARGLRASPFIVLLSVFALLLGRYAGQDDVVVGAPSAGRTLVEHEGLVGFFANTVPLRVDLAGDPPFAAVAARVRTTVLSALDHGELPFERIVAAVEPVRDLARHPIFQVLFAMTALAPSWEAPGLRLESLTPVRNHTAKFDLSLMLFDEGGHLSGTAEFATDLFDRATVEQFVDQFVELTRTVVATPTAAISQLPVLLPLVAAPATAVAALDPTAVSDYSPPRTPTEATLAGIWRAVLGVERVGVHDNFFDLGGHSLLATQIVARVRAAFPVTVSLATLFESPTVAGLAAAVAAASADAPPPAAIMPAQRVAASTVSPTEGAQQ from the coding sequence ATGACGAGCATTCACCCTTCCGCAGCGGGACCCGGCGGCACCGGCGCCGGGGCGATCCGCGCGCCCCTGTCCTCCGCGCAGCAGCGGCTCTGGTTCCTCGACCAGCTGATCGCGCAGCCGTCCGCCTACAACGTGCCCGGCATGTACCGGGTGCGCGGCCAGATCGACGACGGCGTGCTGCGGCGCGCCCTCGCCGAGCTGATGCGCCGCCACCAGTCCCTGCGCACCGGGTTCCCGCAGGACACTGGACGGCCGTTCCAGCTGGTCCTGCCGGCGGACGCCGTGCCGGTCCCGCTCACGGTGCAGGACCTGCGGGCGCTGCCCGCCACGGTCCGGCAGGAATCGATCCGCGCCAACGCCGAGCACCAGGTGGCGCAGCCGTTCGAGCTGGCACAGGCCCCGCTGTGGCGGGCGGTCCTGCTGCGCCTGTCCGAGCGGGACCACCTGCTCCTGCTGACGCTGCACCACATCATCGCCGACGGCTGGTCGCTGCCGATCCTGCTCGACGAGCTCACCCGGACCTATGCGGCATTCGCCGCCGGGGAACCGGCACCGCTGCCGGATCCGCCGATCACCGTCGTGGAGTTCGCCCGGTGGCAGCGGGAGCAGCTCACCGAGGAGCGGGTGCGCGGGCTCACGGCGTACTGGCGGAGTGTTCTGGACGGCGCGCCGAGGGCGCTGACGCTGCCCGCCGACCGTGTCCGGCCGGCGGTCGCCAGCTATCGCGGCGACGCGGTCGAGTTCGTGCTCCCCGCCGACCTGCACGCCGCCGTGCAGGAGCTCGCCCGCGGCCTGCGGGCGTCGCCGTTCATCGTGCTGCTGTCGGTGTTCGCGCTGCTCCTCGGCCGGTACGCCGGTCAGGACGATGTCGTCGTCGGCGCTCCGTCGGCCGGGCGCACGCTGGTCGAGCACGAGGGCCTGGTGGGCTTCTTCGCCAACACGGTGCCGCTGCGGGTGGACCTCGCCGGGGACCCGCCGTTCGCGGCGGTCGCGGCCCGGGTCCGGACCACCGTGCTGTCGGCGCTGGACCACGGCGAGCTGCCCTTCGAACGCATCGTCGCGGCGGTCGAACCGGTCCGCGACCTGGCCCGGCACCCGATCTTCCAGGTCCTGTTCGCGATGACCGCGCTCGCGCCGAGCTGGGAGGCGCCGGGACTGCGGCTGGAGTCGCTGACGCCGGTGCGCAACCACACCGCCAAGTTCGACCTGTCGCTGATGCTCTTCGACGAGGGCGGACACCTGAGCGGGACAGCCGAGTTCGCCACCGACCTCTTCGACCGGGCGACCGTCGAGCAGTTCGTGGACCAGTTCGTCGAGCTGACCCGGACGGTCGTCGCCACGCCCACCGCCGCGATCTCGCAGCTCCCGGTCCTGTTGCCGCTGGTGGCGGCCCCGGCGACAGCCGTCGCAGCGCTCGATCCGACAGCGGTTTCGGACTACTCGCCGCCACGGACACCAACCGAGGCGACGCTCGCGGGGATCTGGCGGGCGGTGCTCGGCGTGGAGCGGGTGGGCGTACACGACAACTTCTTCGACCTCGGCGGTCATTCGCTGCTGGCGACCCAGATCGTCGCGCGGGTGCGCGCGGCGTTCCCGGTCACGGTGAGCCTCGCCACCCTGTTCGAGTCTCCGACCGTCGCCGGGCTCGCGGCCGCCGTGGCGGCCGCCTCGGCGGACGCACCACCACCTGCGGCGATCATGCCGGCACAGCGTGTGGCGGCATCCACCGTCTCACCCACCGAGGGGGCACAGCAGTGA